A window from Chrysemys picta bellii isolate R12L10 chromosome 20, ASM1138683v2, whole genome shotgun sequence encodes these proteins:
- the LOC135976898 gene encoding uncharacterized protein LOC135976898 — MTRITKEARRGDLWFWDHTGQGMEMQWSVLMTVRRKTLVNMLSEVTIMVNLYITLPKDQGKPKAIGPGRITRRPDGSPTLNGGGPCPCSSQLRPSLPPDPPPHPTSLLLSLYLSPLCSTPITAPPLPLLLPCCSPLHTTLPVPSFPSLGLSSCCFGCTCAGNGGNPAAPASVITSKPKGGRGGGGQQEFLLPPPPIFNQTALPSHNPGLIYSLTDATVSSSSVLVQSLPGSFPDIYDGDTKKWEEHFHSIQRAYKEFGKDDDFAIRVLTEDFTLPFPFTWPAEGEASLQPFCDPTDCSGFDFFLHPGKPVPRILQPLHATTQAFFKKRRLEQLALSYASQASQEPPAQAATPPMRTDVVMITSLPHVSTCTIPGDPTFLLKDGEGLRNIQPAPVAVSNPAPPRLGNPGFLTPTISRLNLQ, encoded by the exons ATGACCAGAATCACCAAAGAAGCCAGACGGGGCGACCTGTGGTTCTGGGACCACACAGGGCAGGGCATGGAGATGCAGTGGTCGGTGTTGATGACAGTGAGGAGGAAAACCCTAGTGAACATGTTGAGCGAGGTGACAATAATGGTCAACTTATACATCACGCTGCCCAAGGACCAAGGAAAGCCCAAGGCTAT AGGGCCTGGTAGAATAACACGCAGGCCAGATGGCTCTCCCACTCTCAATGGAGGTGGACCATGCCCATGTTCAAGTCAGCTAAGACCTTCTCTGCCTCCCGACCCACCACCCCATCCTACATCCCTTCTGCTGTCTCTCTACCTCTCACCCCTATGCTCCACCCCCATCACTGCTCCTCCACTCCCTTTGCTGCTCCCATGTTGCTCTCCCCTCCACACAACACTGCCTGTTCCCTCGTTCCCCTCCCTGGGACTCTCATCTTGTTGTTTTGGTTGTACATGTGCAGGCAATGGAGGGAACCCAGCTGCTCCTGCCTCAGTCATCACCTCCAAGCccaaaggaggaagaggagggggcggCCAGCAAGaattcctgctccccccaccacccatctTCAACCAGACAGCCCTGCCAAGCCACAACCCAGGGCTCATCTACAGCCTGACGGATGCCACAGTGTCCTCGTCCTCGGTGCTGGTCCAGAGCCTGCCGGGGTCCTTCCCAGACATCTATGATGGAGATACCAAGAAGTGGGAGGAGCATTTCCACAGCATCCAGAGGGCCTACAAGGAATTTGGCAAGGATGATGACTTTGCCATCCGGGTGCTGACCGAGGACTTCACCCTGCCATTCCCTTTCACCTGGCCGGCTGAAGGGGAGGCATCCCTGCAGCCATTCTGTGACCCCACCGATTGCTCCGGGTTCGACTTTTTCCTGCACCCAGGCAAACCCGTGCCTCGCATCCTGCAGCCGCTCCACGCCACCACCCAGGCCTTCTTCAAGAAGAGACGTTTGGAGCAGCTGGCCCTCAGCTATGCCAGCCAGGCTTCCCAGGAGCCACCGGCACAAGCAGCCACTCCCCCGATGCGGACAGACGTTGTGATGATCACCAGCCTGCCACATGTGAGCACCTGCACCATTCCTGGAGACCCCACCTTCCTCCTAAAGGATGGCGAAGGCCTGAGGAACATCCAGCCTGCCCCTGTGGCAGTCTCCAATCCTGCCCCACCACGGCTAGGAAAtcctgggttccttaccccaaCCATATCCCGTTTAAACCTTCAGTAA